GCGGAATGCGGCAGCTCGTCGGGGATTCGGGTTGTGTACGTCTCGGCGTCTCGCTGCTGGTCGCCACCGGAGCTGACCGGGCCCGTGGCGATGAGAAGGTTTGAGCTGATTCTCTTCCGTGCAATGCGGGTGGCAATCTCCTCGAACTCGTGATGTTCGTTTCGCGACGACATCTCGTTGAGCTTGAACTGTATGAAGGTCAAGTCCCGGGGCGTGGTGTAGCAGTGTGATCACCGCATGATCCGGTTTTCGGTCAGGCGGTGAGTGCTGCGGGGGTGGTTTCCTCCTGTTCGGTGGGGTCGGCTTCGGTGGCGCTGGTGGTTCGGGAGCGGGCGAGGACGTCGAGCCCGAGGTAGCGGCGGCCTTCGATCCATTCGTCGTGTTGCTCGGCCAGCACCGCACCGACGAGGCGGATGATCGCGGCCCGGTCGGGGAAGATGCCGACGACATCGGTGCGGCGACGGATCTCCTTGTTCAGTCGTTCCTGCGGATTATTCGACCAGATTTGGCGCCAGATCTGTTTCGGGAACGCGGTGAACGCCAGCAGATCCGCCCGTGCCTTATCGAGATGTTCGGCCACCCTCGGTAGCTTCTCCGTCAAGGCGTCGAGCATCCGATCATATTGGGCTCCAACCGATTCGGTATCTGCCTGATCGAACACCGAATGCAGCAGGGTGCGCACCCACGGCCATGACGATTTCGGGCACACGCTCATCAAATTGACCGTGTAGTGGGTTCGGCACCGCTGCCACGAGGCGCCGGGCAGCGTGGCGCCGATCGCGGCCACGAGACCGGCATGAGCGTCGGAGGTGACCAGGCGAACCCCGCTCAGGCCGCGGGCGACCAGGTCACGGAAGAACGCCAGCCAGCCGGCCCCGTCCTCACCGGATGTCACTTGGATGCCAGGATTTCGCGTTAGCCATCAGCGTTGACACCGGTGGCCACCAGGCAGTGCACGTTGACCACGCGCCCGTTCTCGCGCACCTTCAGCACCAGGGCGTCGGCGGCGACGAACGTGTAGGGGCCTTGGTCGAGCGGGCGGGTGCGGAACGCCTCAACCTGAGCGTCCAGGTCGCGGGCCATCATCGACACCTGTGACTTGGAAAGGCTTGTCACACCGAGGGATTCGACGAGCTTCTCCATCCGGCGGGTGGAGACTCCGAGTAGGTAGCAGGTCGCCACCACACTGGTCAGGGCCCGTTCGGCGCGTTTACGGCGCTCGAGAAGCCAGTCCGGGAAGTAGGAGCCCTGACGCAGTTTCGGCACGGCCACGTCGATGGTGCCCACGCGGGTGTCGAAGTCGCGGTGGCGGTAGCCGTTGCGCTGGTTGACCCGCTGCTCGGAGCGTTCGCCGTAGCCGGCGCCACACGCGGCGTCGGCCTCGGCGCTCATCAGGGTCTGGATGAATGTCGAGAGCATGCCGCGCAGCAGGTCGGGGCTGGCGGTGGCCAGTTGCTCGGACAGCAGGGAGTTCGGCTCGATAGGCTGAATAGTGGTCATCGCGTGAGAACTTTCTTCCTTCAAAGACTTTGGTCGGTCTTGTTGAAGGATCACGCGATGACCACCCTGCTGTCTCGGGATCGAGCCGCGGCAACCGGTCAGCTGCCGCTCCTACACCACGCTATGGGACGCAACCTCGATTCGCCGCCGGAAACCGGCCGGTGGCAAGGGCTCACTCGCCTGGCCCTGCGGTTCGACGTCATCGAACGATTCTTCGGGCTGAGCTCCGGATGGCAACCATCCGTCATATGTTCCACTGCACATATGCAAACCATACCCAGATCGCGACATGCATCTTATAGTTCGATTGAGGTGCGTGTGACATATGTGCATGGAAATCGTTTATGGGAGGTATGAGTGGGTGCGCGGCATGGGTTTGCAGTGGCTGCTGTGGTGGCTGCGGCCGGGCTGATGTGCCCGGGGGCCGCGAGCGGTGAGCCCTCGGGAGCGACGCCGTTGGATTCGCTCACTGCCTGTCCTGCGGGTACCGGGGCAGTTCCGGTGGTGTTGATTCACGGCACGAACGCCACGGTCGACACCAGTCTCGGGCTGACGCGCCAGGGGCTCGTCGCAGACGGCCGGTGTGTGTACGGGCCCGACTACGATTCCACCGAGCCGTTGTCGGTGTCGGTCGACTATCTGGCGGCGGTGATCGATCGGATCCTCGAGCTCAACGGTGCCCGCATGGTCGATGTCGTCGGGAAATCGCAGGGCGGACTGATCGCGCGCGCGGTGAGTTTGACATTTTCCCAACGGGATTCGCACCCGGTCCGCCAGGTGGTGGCGATCAGCGGACCGCAGCACGGTGTCACGATCTCGGCGGGCAGCGCCGAGATCGGCTCGGTCGCCTCGGCGTTGCCCGGCTTGCCGCCCGCACTGCGTGACATGCTCGCCGGTTCGCCCTTCCTGACCGCCCTCGACAGCAACGGGATGACCGCGGCCGGGGTGCGGTACACCTTGATCGGAACCCGGACCGATCGCGTGGTGACTCCCTACACCAGCTCGTTCATCGACGCCCCGGACGTCACCAACATCCTCATCCAGGACGGTTGTCCCGAAGATCTGGCCGGCCATCTCGCCGAGAGCGCCGACCCGCGCACCGTCGACCTGACCCTGCACGCGCTGGACCCGAACCGGCATCCGGATGTCCGGTGCGTGGCGAACAGCGACGAAAGGTAATGCAGCCCATGACCACCCACCCATCCCAGTCGCCAAGGGCAGTCGG
The genomic region above belongs to Nocardia spumae and contains:
- a CDS encoding esterase/lipase family protein, translated to MVLIHGTNATVDTSLGLTRQGLVADGRCVYGPDYDSTEPLSVSVDYLAAVIDRILELNGARMVDVVGKSQGGLIARAVSLTFSQRDSHPVRQVVAISGPQHGVTISAGSAEIGSVASALPGLPPALRDMLAGSPFLTALDSNGMTAAGVRYTLIGTRTDRVVTPYTSSFIDAPDVTNILIQDGCPEDLAGHLAESADPRTVDLTLHALDPNRHPDVRCVANSDER